A section of the Salmo trutta chromosome 4, fSalTru1.1, whole genome shotgun sequence genome encodes:
- the LOC115192132 gene encoding THO complex subunit 6 homolog isoform X2 — MSPVEHLHMSVFSQSFSPCGRFLAAGNNYGEIAVFSLSSALSPDATDLSQKPILTFTAHEGPVFSLLSTDSHLLSAGNGEISAWSWAELIKRNTKAAWTKRPNYKSSLEIPEINAMTINPTENSLVIGGGDNNIHIMDLESGVFKSVLQGHTDYIHCLSVREREGEILSGSEDGAVRIWDYRTGQSVHCIEVYKYEECARPQYGKWISCLTTDSDWMLCGGGPSLSLWHLRSMSPTSIFPLSGCQRQANFYQDMILSVGEGQCVSHCLLGGEVKAQIPCTPHSLNTLALNLNSTEHRVLTVGGSSHQMDVFTNLSYRTFSLSF; from the exons ATGAGTCCTGTCGAG CACCTCCACATGTCCGTGTTCTCCCAGAGTTTCTCTCCCTGTGGTCGTTTCCTAGCCGCCGGCAACAACTACGGCGAGATAGCGGTGTTCAG tctctcctcagcGCTTAGCCCAGATGCTACAGATCTGAGCCAGAAACCCATCCTCACATTTACTG CTCACGAGGGGCccgtcttctctctcctctccacggACTCTCACCTCCTGAGTGCCGGCAATGGAGAGATCAGCGCCTGGAGCTGGGCGGAGCTTATCAAGCGG AATACCAAGGCTGCTTGGACAAAGAGGCCGAATTACAA ATCCAGCCTGGAGATCCCAGAGATCAATGCCATGACTATCAATCCCACT gAGAACAGTCTAGTGATTGGTGGAGGGGACAATAACATCCACATAATGGATCTGGAAAGTGGCGTCTTTAAG tCAGTTCTGCAGGGTCATACAGACTACATCCACTGtctgagtgtgagagagagggagggggagatccTCTCTGGGAGTGAGGACGGCGCTGTCAGGATATGGG ACTACAGGACTGGCCAATCCGTACACTGCATTGAGGTCTACAAATATGAG GAATGCGCCCGCCCCCAATATGGCAAGTGGATCAGCTGCCTGACAACCGACTCTGATTGGATG CTCTGTGGAGGAGGCCCATCCCTTTCCCTATGGCACCTCCGCTCCATGTCACCCACCTCCATCTTCCCTCTCTCCGGATGCCAGCGACAAGCCAACTTTTACCAGGACATg ATCTTGTCGGTGGGTGAGGGCCAGTGTGTGTCCCACTGTCTCCTCGGGGGAGAGGTAAAGGCTCAGATCCCCTGCACCCCCCACTCCCTCAACACGCTGGCACTGAACCTCAACAGCACTGAACACAGG GTGCTGACAGTAGGTGGAAGCAGTCACCAGATGGACGTATTCACCAACCTGTCCTACAGAACCTTCTCGCTGTCTTTCTGA
- the LOC115192132 gene encoding THO complex subunit 6 homolog isoform X1, which produces MVMQSTAIKSPAQITTLLHLHMSVFSQSFSPCGRFLAAGNNYGEIAVFSLSSALSPDATDLSQKPILTFTAHEGPVFSLLSTDSHLLSAGNGEISAWSWAELIKRNTKAAWTKRPNYKSSLEIPEINAMTINPTENSLVIGGGDNNIHIMDLESGVFKSVLQGHTDYIHCLSVREREGEILSGSEDGAVRIWDYRTGQSVHCIEVYKYEECARPQYGKWISCLTTDSDWMLCGGGPSLSLWHLRSMSPTSIFPLSGCQRQANFYQDMILSVGEGQCVSHCLLGGEVKAQIPCTPHSLNTLALNLNSTEHRVLTVGGSSHQMDVFTNLSYRTFSLSF; this is translated from the exons ATGGTCATGCAATCAACGGCAATCAAGTCGCCTGCTCAGATAACTACATTGCTA CACCTCCACATGTCCGTGTTCTCCCAGAGTTTCTCTCCCTGTGGTCGTTTCCTAGCCGCCGGCAACAACTACGGCGAGATAGCGGTGTTCAG tctctcctcagcGCTTAGCCCAGATGCTACAGATCTGAGCCAGAAACCCATCCTCACATTTACTG CTCACGAGGGGCccgtcttctctctcctctccacggACTCTCACCTCCTGAGTGCCGGCAATGGAGAGATCAGCGCCTGGAGCTGGGCGGAGCTTATCAAGCGG AATACCAAGGCTGCTTGGACAAAGAGGCCGAATTACAA ATCCAGCCTGGAGATCCCAGAGATCAATGCCATGACTATCAATCCCACT gAGAACAGTCTAGTGATTGGTGGAGGGGACAATAACATCCACATAATGGATCTGGAAAGTGGCGTCTTTAAG tCAGTTCTGCAGGGTCATACAGACTACATCCACTGtctgagtgtgagagagagggagggggagatccTCTCTGGGAGTGAGGACGGCGCTGTCAGGATATGGG ACTACAGGACTGGCCAATCCGTACACTGCATTGAGGTCTACAAATATGAG GAATGCGCCCGCCCCCAATATGGCAAGTGGATCAGCTGCCTGACAACCGACTCTGATTGGATG CTCTGTGGAGGAGGCCCATCCCTTTCCCTATGGCACCTCCGCTCCATGTCACCCACCTCCATCTTCCCTCTCTCCGGATGCCAGCGACAAGCCAACTTTTACCAGGACATg ATCTTGTCGGTGGGTGAGGGCCAGTGTGTGTCCCACTGTCTCCTCGGGGGAGAGGTAAAGGCTCAGATCCCCTGCACCCCCCACTCCCTCAACACGCTGGCACTGAACCTCAACAGCACTGAACACAGG GTGCTGACAGTAGGTGGAAGCAGTCACCAGATGGACGTATTCACCAACCTGTCCTACAGAACCTTCTCGCTGTCTTTCTGA